DNA from Bacteroides zoogleoformans:
CTATGACGAGAACGAGATAGAGGTAGGCAAGCCCATTCAGTGCCAAGTGGCGGTGAACCACGTTGTGGAACTCACGGCAGAGGAAAAGGCGGAAGCACGGCAGAACGCAGTCCGCAGATACCAAGAGGAGGAACTCCGCAAGTTGCAGAACCGCAGCAAGCCGAGAACCGCCACCAAAGCGACCGCACAAGAAGTACAACAACCCAACCTATTCAATTTCTGATTATGAAACCGAGAACACCCATACAGCAGGAAGTCGCACGATTGAGCGAGCGACTGCCGAAATTGACCGCCACACAGAGGGCTTACGCTTTCCGCCATTGCTTCAAACATTACGCCATCAAGAGGGCGGACGGCACGAACATCTGCACCGAGTGCGGACATTCGTGGAGGAGTGAACACAACCTTGCGGACACCGTTTGCGGATGCACCTGCCCGCATTGCGGCATGGAGTTGGAAGCGTTGCGCACCCGAAAGAGCGTGTTCAGCGAGAACGAGTATTTCTGCATCATCACCACCTGCAAGCAGTACCAAGTGATACGCTTCTTCTTCGTCAAGTCCCAATACAAGGCAGGGCAGGCAGCCGGGTATTCCATTTATGAAGTGGTGCAAAGGTGGATTTCGCCCAAAGGCACAACCGTCACCATTGCCCGACTGCGTGGAATGTCCATACTTTACTACGACCTATGGGCGGAATACAGCGACATGGAGGTACGCAAGAACAACAAACTCCGTGCATACGATATAAACCCCGTCTGCACCTATCCCCGACAGCGTTTCATACCCGAACTGAAACGCAACGGCTTCAATGGCGAATACCACAACATACTGCCTTACGACCTTTTCACGGCTATCCTTTCCGACAGCCGAGCCGAAACGCTGTTGAAGGCAGGGCAATACCCCATGTTGCGCCACTATATCCGCAGTTCCTTTGACATAGAGAGGTATTGGGCATCCGTAAAGATATGTATCCGCAACGGCTACACCATTGCTGACGGCTCCATGTGGCGTGACACCATAGACCTCCTGCGGCATTTCGGCAAGGACACGAACAGCCCGAAGTACGTCTGTCCCTCCGACCTCAAAGCCGAACACGACAGACTTATGCACAAGCGCAACAAGGAGATAGAACGCAAGAAGTTGGAGGAACGCATCCGCCAAGCGAAGAAACACGAGAAGGCATACCGCAAACTCAAAGGCATATTCTTCGGCATCGCCTTCACGGACGGCACTTTGCAGGTGCGTGTGTTGGAGAGCGTTGCGGAGTTTGCAGCGGAAGGGACGGAACTGCACCATTGCGTGTTTTCCAACTCCTATTTCCTTGAAAAGAACTCTCTTATCCTATCCGCTACCATTGACGGCAAGCGCATAGAAACGGTGGAGGTTTCCTTGAAGACATTGGAAGTGGTGCAAAGTCGTGGCTTGCACAATTCCAATACCGAGTACCACGACCGCATTGTAAACCTTGTGAACAGCAACGTGAACCTTATCCGCCAGCGGATGGAAGCGGCATAGTATCAACCTATAATACCCAATAGTATGGAAGTAAAAATTGAAAGCATGGTTTGTCTGTGGGACGATAAAATCCCCACGATGTTCCTTGAATTTGTGAACCTCCTCACTCTTGCAACGAGTGAGGAGCAGTTAAGACGGAGTGTAAAGAACTTTGCCGAGAAGCACGGACTTGACAGGTTTTTCCTTTACGGCTTCGGTTCCCACCATTTCTACCTGCACCAACGCTACACGAGCGACCCCGAAATGGTGATGAAGAACAGAGTTTTGTCAGTACATTTTTAACCACCCTAAAATCAACGATTATGGCAACACGGATGACCATCAACGGAGTAAGCACCTGCACGGAAGCAGGTACGGAGAAATACGAGCGTTTCCAATTAGGTATCGGCAGACGCAAGCGGACACTTGTGCAGTACGACTACCGCCACCCCACAGACGGAGAGTTGTTCTCTTGTGTCAAACCCACATTGGACGAGTGCCGAGAAGCACGGGATGAGTGGCTCACGGCAAAGGAAGGAAAGGAGGACAGACGATGAACGCAGCCTATCAAACGCTGATAGTGAAGTTCAGTGAGCCTATCAAAGTATTGGACGGCATCTTTGACGATGCCGAAGCGTGGGGAGTTGATACCCTAAAAGGGTGGATAGACGACTACGAGAGCAGCAGGTTTACCGCCATCAACAGCCATACGGCAGTCATCACAAGCGAGTACAATATGGAGTGCCTGATGGAATGGTTGAAACGAAACACACCCATTGCCGAGATAACAGAATGTTAAACAAGTTGGCGGTGTCCGCACCGCCAACCTACAACCAAGAAAAGCATGATAGCGAAGACTATTTTACAGCAGATAGGCGGCAGACGCTTTGCCGCCATGACGGGAAGCAAGGACTTTATAGATATGGGTAACGGACTGCGCATGAGCCTTGCGAGGAACAAGACGAGTGCCAACCGCCTTGACATCATCTACGATGCCGGCTTAGACCTCTACAATATGCGTTTCTACCGCAGGACGTTCAGCAAAAAGACATTCGAGTGCAAGACGAAGGACATCGAAACACACGATGGCATATATTGCGATATGCTGGAAGAAATGTTCACGATGGTAACAGGACTCTACACCCATTTTTGAGTGGCGGCGGACAAAGCCGCCCTACTTTCTTTCGGTGAGCATGACGGCGGACAAAGAAAGTAGCAAAGAAACCGCTGTCCCAATCTACGATAGTATTCACAAAAACAAGTTTCAATCATGGAAGAAATCAGACAGAACGGAAAAATCATCCTGCACAGCGATGACGGAACAAGCATAAGGATGATTTTCAAAAACCTCACGGGCAGGATTTTTCAAGGTCAGGAATATGTGGAGTATATCCGGCATATCGCAATCGGGGAGATGGGATTTTCGCCCGGCATCATAGAGCATTGCAGGGACGGTGAAGTAATCGGCAAAGGAAAAATCCCGAATGTATGAAAAGCGGAAACTCCGATGAAGTTGCGGCTTCATCGGAGTTTCATTTGTCAGGCATTTGCCATGTTACGGAATGTACAGCAGCGCAAACTCCGCCTTTCTCCGTTTGAGCAGCATGGCGTGCCGTTTCCCCTTGTAGTTGCAGAAAGCGATATATTCCCGGTAAATGTTCCTGTCGCCCGCCTCCAATTTTCGGATCAGCGTGCTTTTGGGTATCTTCCCGCTCCCCAAAAGCCGGTATGGACCGACATTGTAGGCGAGCGTGGCAAGGAGCAGACTGTCACGCCCGAACTTACGGAACATGGCGCAGAACTTACGCAAGTCTTTCCGCAGGAGTGCGTCCGCCTGCCGCTTCGTCATGGTGCGTGCCGAATACCTTTCCCCCGGCTGCACCTGATGACCCCAGCCCACGTATGGGTGGTGTTTCTCCGAGTGCCAGCCTTCAAAATACTTCGTACAGCGAACCGCCCGCTCAAAAGGCGGCAGGCGGTAGATTGCCGCCTGCCTGTCCGTCCCCTTCCGACGGCTGTCCCGTGCGGACACGGAGCAGACCGCCAGCAGCGAACAGAGGATAGCCATGAATACACGCATCATCTTGGCAGAGGTTTGTAATTGCCTATGGGGATGACGGTCTGAATG
Protein-coding regions in this window:
- a CDS encoding PcfK-like family protein; translated protein: MKGTEHFKRTIQMYLEQRAAEDTLFARNYRNPAKNIDDCVTYILNYVQRSGCNGFTDGEIFGQAVHYYDENEIEVGKPIQCQVAVNHVVELTAEEKAEARQNAVRRYQEEELRKLQNRSKPRTATKATAQEVQQPNLFNF
- a CDS encoding PcfJ domain-containing protein, coding for MKPRTPIQQEVARLSERLPKLTATQRAYAFRHCFKHYAIKRADGTNICTECGHSWRSEHNLADTVCGCTCPHCGMELEALRTRKSVFSENEYFCIITTCKQYQVIRFFFVKSQYKAGQAAGYSIYEVVQRWISPKGTTVTIARLRGMSILYYDLWAEYSDMEVRKNNKLRAYDINPVCTYPRQRFIPELKRNGFNGEYHNILPYDLFTAILSDSRAETLLKAGQYPMLRHYIRSSFDIERYWASVKICIRNGYTIADGSMWRDTIDLLRHFGKDTNSPKYVCPSDLKAEHDRLMHKRNKEIERKKLEERIRQAKKHEKAYRKLKGIFFGIAFTDGTLQVRVLESVAEFAAEGTELHHCVFSNSYFLEKNSLILSATIDGKRIETVEVSLKTLEVVQSRGLHNSNTEYHDRIVNLVNSNVNLIRQRMEAA
- a CDS encoding DUF3873 domain-containing protein, translated to MATRMTINGVSTCTEAGTEKYERFQLGIGRRKRTLVQYDYRHPTDGELFSCVKPTLDECREARDEWLTAKEGKEDRR
- a CDS encoding DUF6956 domain-containing protein, translating into MNAAYQTLIVKFSEPIKVLDGIFDDAEAWGVDTLKGWIDDYESSRFTAINSHTAVITSEYNMECLMEWLKRNTPIAEITEC
- a CDS encoding DUF7688 family protein translates to MEEIRQNGKIILHSDDGTSIRMIFKNLTGRIFQGQEYVEYIRHIAIGEMGFSPGIIEHCRDGEVIGKGKIPNV
- a CDS encoding glycoside hydrolase family protein, with protein sequence MMRVFMAILCSLLAVCSVSARDSRRKGTDRQAAIYRLPPFERAVRCTKYFEGWHSEKHHPYVGWGHQVQPGERYSARTMTKRQADALLRKDLRKFCAMFRKFGRDSLLLATLAYNVGPYRLLGSGKIPKSTLIRKLEAGDRNIYREYIAFCNYKGKRHAMLLKRRKAEFALLYIP